The sequence below is a genomic window from Anaerocolumna chitinilytica.
AATCCACATCCTGATTCAAAAACAATATGATAGCTTTATCGAAATTCAGGTAAAGGATAACGGAAAAGGTATGTCCTCTGATTTGGTGGAACTGTTTAATAACTATGATTACAGGACGGATAATGTGGAAACTAGTATAGGGGTGAGAAATGTCATTACAAGACTAAAGCTTTATTACGGCAGCAACAGCTATTTTCATGTGGATTCCGGAGAGCAGGGGACAGTGGTAACCCTTAGGATTCCATTTGAAATATAAGTATCTTGGCTGAATTACGTAAAGCTGCTAAAGTTGTGGGGAATCGGAGGAGACTGATGCGTATTCTAATTGTGGAAGATGAACCAAAAACCAAAGAAGGATTAATCAAGATAATCAGTAAATTTACAGAGTACGAAATATGCGGGGTAGCTTCCAATGGGGTGGAAGGCTTAGAGCGAATGAAAGAGTTAAAACCGGATTTAATTATAACTGATATACAAATGCCTGAAATGGATGGGTTGGCTATGCTTCGCCAGGTGGAACAGGAGGAAATTCCATATTATGCATTAATTCTGACCGGATTTTCATCATTTGACTATGTCAGAACAGCATTACAGCTTGGGGTTGTAGATTACATCTTAAAGCCCGTTGATATGGAAAGTTTTATATCTGTATTAAGGGAAACGGAGGCAAAAATTTTAAAAGAAAAGTCTGAGAAGATTGATCTGGGACATTTAATATGGAGTCTGATAACATGCAAGACAGAAATGAAAGAGCAGTTAATTCGCAATCTGTCCATGCAACTGCATGTAAGCGATAGAATGGAAATCACAGCATTTTTGGTTAAACCGGATAGTATAGACCAGGAAACTGCAGATGAAATGGTCCATTGTATCAGAAAAAGGATGAATGATTTGTGTATTATGAATTTTCAGGTTATACATCTATCCTTTTCCTATGGTATCCTGGTGCTGATTATTGATACGGAGAAAAATAAACATATAAACAGAATGTTTGCTACCTGCATTCTTCCGAACTTACAAGCAATAGGCAGTTGTCATTGCAGCTATTCCTCAATGGTAGGTCTGACAGGACTAAAGGATGCCATTACAGAGCTTAATGACCTTTTATCCTATGCTTTTGTTTATGACAATGACGTTATATTGGAGAAGCAAATGGTGGAGAAACTTAAATTTGCCCAGATTTGTTATCCCTTGGATTTGGATAACCGTATCCGGAAAGAAATCATGAACGGAGATTATGAAAAGGCTTTTAAGGTAAGCAGCAGATTTAAAGAGCTGATTATTGATAGCAAGGGCAGACCTGAATTAGTAAAGGAGTATACAGCCAGGTTTTCCTCCAGTATTTATAATGCGGCGAAGGAATACAATGCGAAAGCTGAGCCTTTACTGATATTTCACTATTTTATTAATAATATCATTGAAAGCAAGACGAAGGCAGAATTGATATCAAATTATGAAAAGATTGTGAATACTCTGTTGGCGGTGAATTACGAAGAGAGCGATACGGATAATTTGACCATCTTAAAGGTAATAAATTATATCAGAGACAATTACAGCAAAGATATCACCTTATCAGATGCCGCTAATCTGGTAGGGGTTACACCTGAGTACTTAAGCAAATTGTTTTATCAGCAAATCAATGTTAATTTTGTTGTATTTTTACGGAATTTTAGAATTAGTGTTGCAAAGCGTATGATACTCTCCGGAAAATATCGTATACAAGATATCGCCGATCAGGTTGGATTTAAAGACCCCAAATATTTTAATAAGGTATTTAAAACAGTCTGCGGTATTTCGCCTTCCGAGTATAAGAAGGTGATATAGATGAAGATGTTTCGCGTAAATGTATTGCTGTCATTAGGAGTACTGATTATCTTATTTCTTTTAATCAGCGATTATTCCCGGAATAGTCTAAAACAGACGGAAACTGTAAGTCAGGCGAATGAAAGGAAAGTCCTTAGAATCTTATCTCCCTATGATACGACTGCAAGCTGCAAGATGCTTCAGGATATTGCGACCCAATACTCTTATATTGAGAATAACCCGAAAGTGGAGATAGATTTTATATCAAAAAATGATTTTAAAAAAGAAATCTGTATGAATTTGGATCAGAACCGGCTGGCAGATTTGATTATCTGTGACAATTCCGTTATGCCTGCTCTGATAAACCTGAATGTACTCAGAGATTTAAGTGATTACATCGAGGAGACATCAAAAGGGCCTCATTACTTCTTGGGACAGTGGAATAATACCAGAAGTGACGGTAAATATTACGGAATCCCCTTTACCTGTGACCCCTATGTACTAATCTGGAATAAAGACCTATTTGCTAAAAGTGATGTAGCGGTGCCAAGAACCTGGGAAGACCTAAAAACCGCTGCCAGAAAGGTCCAAAAAGTAGGTATTTACGGGCTTGGAATAGGTGCAAGACAGCCGGAAGAGATAACAGCTTTGTTTATGCAGCTGCTGTATTCCACCGGAGGCTCTATTCGGGAGATTAATGGGGATGGAGGCATGAAAGTTTTCGAATTGCTGAATTTCCTAAAGACGAATAAGCTGCTGCCGGTACAATGCATCAATTGGAATCAACCGGACCTGACCGATAAATTTATGGATGGGGAAGTTGCCATGATGATAAATAATCTAAGCGCCTTGTCTGTCATAAAGAACAGCAATGTGGATTTTCAAGTCGGAGTTGATGCGGTTCCTTTTGATAAAAAAGAAAATTATATGTTTCATGGTAAGAATATCGGCATTTCCATAACAGCAGACTATGCCGAATCAATTAAATTTCTTGACTATGTTACAGATAAAAATATTGTAAGTAAGATAGCAGAGGCAACAGAAACCATTCCGGTGCAAATGGACGTGAATTATAATTATAAAAATGACGGATTTGTTTTGGACAAGGAATTTATACAAAAACAGAAAGAGCATGGAATAGCTAAAAGTTCATTGAATTCCTGGTTTGATATTTCCACCGCGATATCGGATGGAATCTATCAAATAATCAGCCAAACTGATCCTTCTCTAAGGGAAATAGCGGATCAAATGCAGGACAAAGTAAGAATAGCGATTATCGAAAACTAAATATATTTATTAGATTAAGAATTTACTCCTTTCTTAAAATATTGGAATTTTAAGAAAAACCTTTAGGAGTTAAGATAAAGAAGTAACCAGCTTACATATTCTTAAGGGTAGAGGAGGATCTTGATGAAAAAAGGAATGCACCGTGTAATGGCATGTGTAATGATTATTATGCTCATGTCGTCAATGCTTGTTGGCTGTAAAAAAAGCGACAAGACGGATGCTACTAACGCAGAAGTTACAAAAGAAGCAAATGGCAATACGGACAATGGAAGTGGTGATCCTGCACCATCAAAAGAGGTGACAGAGGTTGGGACTCCAAGAAATGAAACATTAATTGTTGAATGTCAGTCACCGACTGATACACCAGGACAGTTCAATTCCTATATGCAGGGAACCCAGATGGGGTTTGGTATTCATCAGCTTATGTCAGCTATGATGTGGGAAATTGATACGGTAAAAGGTGAACAGTTTGGTGAAGTTGCAGAAGGTATGCCGGAGTCCAATGCTGATTTTACAGAGCATATCGTTAAAATCCGTCATGGTATCAAATGGTCGGATGGCGAAGATTTAACTGCAGATGACGTTGTATTTACTTTTAACATGATAATGACCAATACCGGAATAAGCCAGAATGCTTATTACAATCAGATTTTCAAATCTGTTGAAAAGGTAGATGATTATACTGTTAAACTTGTTACAAAAGAGTCTTTTCCCAGACTTGCTCAAAGGTTTGGTGTTACTATCTGGGGTAATGATTTAAGAATTGTTCCCGAACACATCTACTCAAAACAGGCTGATGTTACTCAGTTTAAGGATTCCAAGCCGGTTGTTGCTGGTCCTTACACCGTGAAAGCTTACGATGAGTTAGGAAAATGGATTCTCTATGAACGCCGTGAAGACTGGAAGTCCAGTACTGTTGGTGTTGTAACAGGAAAAGAGCCAAAAGCTAAGTATGTATGGTTTAGAAATCTTGGCGATGATACCAGCCGTCAGATGAGTCTTATTAATAACGAAGTTGACATCCTTTGCGAGGTTACTCCTGAAATGTTACAGGTTATGACAGAGCAAAATCCTAATATTGCATGCTGGTATAAGGATTTCCCTTATGCTACCAGTGATGATCCCTGTTCAAAAGGTCTTTCCTTCTCCATGGGTAAAGGTGCTCCTTATGATAACAAGGATTTCCGTTGGGGTATTGCACTTGCTATGAATTTTGATGAAATATCACAGAATATATTTGATGGTGTAGGCCGTGCGTCACCGTTCCCTATCCTCACCAATACCAGTGCTGCTCAGGAATTATATGTTAAGCCTATCCTTTCATGGTTAGAGTCCTTCCAGTTAGACCTGGGAGACGGCACTACTGTTAAGCCTTTCGATTCCGGTTATGCTGAAAGAATCGCAGGTGTTTTAAGAGATAAAGGCTATGATATTCCGACTGATAAAGATACACTTATTGACATGTTCGGTGTAGGCTGCTGGAAGTATGATCCTCAGGCTGCAGAGAAACTCTTAACCAAAGCAGGACTTGAGAAGAAATCTGACGGCTGGTACTTTAACGGCAAACCTTTTACATTTAATATGTCATACCTGGCAGATACAGAAGCTCAGGCAGGCCGTGGTGTTCAGGCAGCTTATGACCAGTTGACCAAGTTTGGCTTCAAGATTAACCTTGTCAGTGAATCCAGTGCCACCTGGGATACCAATGGTGCTACAGGACAATT
It includes:
- a CDS encoding ABC transporter substrate-binding protein; translation: MKMFRVNVLLSLGVLIILFLLISDYSRNSLKQTETVSQANERKVLRILSPYDTTASCKMLQDIATQYSYIENNPKVEIDFISKNDFKKEICMNLDQNRLADLIICDNSVMPALINLNVLRDLSDYIEETSKGPHYFLGQWNNTRSDGKYYGIPFTCDPYVLIWNKDLFAKSDVAVPRTWEDLKTAARKVQKVGIYGLGIGARQPEEITALFMQLLYSTGGSIREINGDGGMKVFELLNFLKTNKLLPVQCINWNQPDLTDKFMDGEVAMMINNLSALSVIKNSNVDFQVGVDAVPFDKKENYMFHGKNIGISITADYAESIKFLDYVTDKNIVSKIAEATETIPVQMDVNYNYKNDGFVLDKEFIQKQKEHGIAKSSLNSWFDISTAISDGIYQIISQTDPSLREIADQMQDKVRIAIIEN
- a CDS encoding ABC transporter substrate-binding protein; the protein is MKKGMHRVMACVMIIMLMSSMLVGCKKSDKTDATNAEVTKEANGNTDNGSGDPAPSKEVTEVGTPRNETLIVECQSPTDTPGQFNSYMQGTQMGFGIHQLMSAMMWEIDTVKGEQFGEVAEGMPESNADFTEHIVKIRHGIKWSDGEDLTADDVVFTFNMIMTNTGISQNAYYNQIFKSVEKVDDYTVKLVTKESFPRLAQRFGVTIWGNDLRIVPEHIYSKQADVTQFKDSKPVVAGPYTVKAYDELGKWILYERREDWKSSTVGVVTGKEPKAKYVWFRNLGDDTSRQMSLINNEVDILCEVTPEMLQVMTEQNPNIACWYKDFPYATSDDPCSKGLSFSMGKGAPYDNKDFRWGIALAMNFDEISQNIFDGVGRASPFPILTNTSAAQELYVKPILSWLESFQLDLGDGTTVKPFDSGYAERIAGVLRDKGYDIPTDKDTLIDMFGVGCWKYDPQAAEKLLTKAGLEKKSDGWYFNGKPFTFNMSYLADTEAQAGRGVQAAYDQLTKFGFKINLVSESSATWDTNGATGQFDIAGYWPTGFITKDIYSQINGWDADLIVPIGERGSGQSSRWNNAKATEIIHELAKLSPDDPKSYDLGIEFFKNAIEELPFIGFHSGVKFVPTNSTYWNNYPNAENPYNGPWWWWSCFKYITTEISPVQ
- a CDS encoding response regulator transcription factor, with the protein product MRILIVEDEPKTKEGLIKIISKFTEYEICGVASNGVEGLERMKELKPDLIITDIQMPEMDGLAMLRQVEQEEIPYYALILTGFSSFDYVRTALQLGVVDYILKPVDMESFISVLRETEAKILKEKSEKIDLGHLIWSLITCKTEMKEQLIRNLSMQLHVSDRMEITAFLVKPDSIDQETADEMVHCIRKRMNDLCIMNFQVIHLSFSYGILVLIIDTEKNKHINRMFATCILPNLQAIGSCHCSYSSMVGLTGLKDAITELNDLLSYAFVYDNDVILEKQMVEKLKFAQICYPLDLDNRIRKEIMNGDYEKAFKVSSRFKELIIDSKGRPELVKEYTARFSSSIYNAAKEYNAKAEPLLIFHYFINNIIESKTKAELISNYEKIVNTLLAVNYEESDTDNLTILKVINYIRDNYSKDITLSDAANLVGVTPEYLSKLFYQQINVNFVVFLRNFRISVAKRMILSGKYRIQDIADQVGFKDPKYFNKVFKTVCGISPSEYKKVI